One genomic region from Alosa alosa isolate M-15738 ecotype Scorff River chromosome 12, AALO_Geno_1.1, whole genome shotgun sequence encodes:
- the glrx gene encoding glutaredoxin-1: MAQEFVKAQIKGGKVVVFSKPSCPYCVMAKDVLSKYKFKTGHLDIIDISGRSDMSDIQDYLKQITGGRTVPRVFIGEKCVGGGSDVAELDKCGKLEGMLQSMGALQ; encoded by the exons ATGGCTCAAGAATTCGTGAAAGCTCAAATCAAAGGGGGCAAGGTGGTGGTGTTCTCGAAACCGTCCTGCCCTTACTGTGTTATGGCCAAAGATGTTTTGTCAAAATATAAATTTAAAACTGGGCACTTAGACATCATTGACATTAGCGGAAGGAGCGACATGAGCGACATTCAAGATTACTTGAAGCAAATCACCGGTGGTCGCACA GTGCCTCGGGTGTTCATTGGGGAGAAGTGTGTGGGGGGCGGCAGTGACGTGGCTGAGCTGGATAAATGTGGCAAACTGGAGGGCATGCTGCAGTCCATGGGAGCGCTGCAGTGA
- the ell2 gene encoding LOW QUALITY PROTEIN: RNA polymerase II elongation factor ELL2 (The sequence of the model RefSeq protein was modified relative to this genomic sequence to represent the inferred CDS: inserted 1 base in 1 codon; deleted 4 bases in 2 codons), translating to MPNRQRDYGGRLVKMAALSEDGRYGLNCSRRNASKITVLHVKLTETAIRALENYQNCKNVPSSQPTIHFQGLQGRIKIPRMDAPDSANFDFYLSNVGKDNPQGSFECIHQYMSSSGTPHLASLGTIQDKITVCATSESYQVTRERMTQVEEDSRKKSTKVIKPGGQFRGKTVQMRKPAPSAPDPVPERKRSTPINPASTIRKCLTNNPVAQRPYRDRVIHLLALRSYKKLEVLARLQRDGVSQKDRSSLGSTLQQVANLNPKDNSYSLKDFIYREVQRDWPGYNEDERTQLERLLTRKGILPESLPSTSPPKESVPTSPQKRQLEGDFIDPLMPRKPRISHLSSRAPPPPPPPPSSLSSTSSSSSSSDRRSSAAPPPPPPSAACPGPAASASSSPRPHPPPPTGSTSNSPSTPEGRGSQDLPLDQSSTCAEAADRYDRPLLPLPASAASRAHSPSPPPPQSGPPTRLXPPPSAAHALPNARASPDSGVSSSSSKKPKKKSKKHKEKERERERGREEKRERRIEERREEEKATVVVVTTEEDERPRKKHRTEEKHTPAHRSPSSEHEDGKDRTVHSTEVSSAPLAPDYITKYPAVVSTDQRQRYKDDFNSEYDEYRVLHARVDGINRRFTQLDAQCRRLTPGSKEYQEVHEEVLQEYKKMKQHNPNYYEEKQRCEYLHNKLAHIKRLIAEFDQRRAQSWR from the exons ATGCCCAATCGTCAGAGGGACTATGGTGGAAGGCTGGTAAAGATGGCGGCTCTCTCCGAGGATGGGAGGTACGGACTGAATTGTAGCCGACGGAATGCGAGCAAAATCACAGTATTGCACGTAAAACTGACGGAGACAGCCATACGAGCGCTAGAAAACTACCAAAACTGTAAG aatGTACCGTCCTCGCAGCCAACTATACATTTCCAGGGACTTCAAGGG CGTATTAAGATTCCCCGGATGGACGCCCCTGACAGCGCTAACTTTGATTTCTACTTGTCAAATGTTGGCAAGGATAACCCTCAGGGCAGCTTCGAGTGTATCCACCAGTACATGTCCag TTCTGGCACCCCGCACCTGGCGTCTCTGGGCACGATACAGGACAAGATCACTGTCTGTGCCACCAGCGAGTCCTATCAGGTGACC CGCGAGCGCATGACTCAGGTCGAGGAGGACTCGCGCAAGAAGAGCACCAAAGTCATCAAGCCTGGTGGCCAGTTCAGAG GTAAAACCGTTCAGATGCGCAAGCCGGCGCCCTCTGCCCCGGACCCAGTCCCCGAGCGCAAGCGCTCCACGCCCATCAACCCAGCTAGCACTATCCGCAAGTGCCTGACCAACAACCCAGTAGCGCAGCGGCCGTACCGTGACCGCGTGATCCACCTGCTGGCCCTGCGTTCCTACAAGAAGCTGGAGGTGCTGGCGCGCCTGCAGCGCGACGGGGTCAGCCAGAAGGACCGCAGCTCGCTGGGCAGCACCCTGCAACAG GTGGCCAACTTGAACCCCAAGGACAATTCGTACTCTCTAAAGGACTTCATCTACCGCGAGGTGCAAAGGGACTGGCCCGGCTACAACGAAGATGAGCGCACGCAGCTGGAGCGGCTTCTGACCCg GAAGGGTATTCTGCCGGAGAGCCTGCCATCCACCAGTCCGCCGAAGGAGTCAGTCCCCACGTCCCCACAG aaacgccaGCTAGAGGGTGACTTCATCGACCCTTTGATGCCCAGGAAGCCGCGCATCTCCCACCTCTCCAGCcgagcccccccacccccccccccccccccctcctccctctcctccacctcctcctcctcctcctcctctgaccGGCGCTCCAGCGCGGCGCctccgccccctcccccctcggCGGCCTGCCCTGGGCCGGCCGCCTCCGCCTCCTCGTCCCCTCGTCCTCATCCC CCGCCGCCCACCGGCTCCACCTCCAACTCGCCCAGCACGCCCGAGGGCCGCGGCTCGCAAGACCTGCCCCTGGACCAGAGCTCCACCTGCGCCGAGGCGGCCGACCGCTACGACCGCCCGCTGCTGCCGCTGCCGGCGTCCGCCGCCTCCCGCGCCCACTCGcccagccccccccctcctcagTCAGGCCCGCCCACGCGCC CTCCGCCTCCCTCTGCCGCCCACGCGCTCCCCAACGCCCGCGCCTCCCCTGACAGCggcgtcagcagcagcagcagcaagaaGCCCAAGAAGAAGTCCAAGAAGCACAAAGAGAAGGAGCGGGAGCGAGAGCgcgggagggaggagaagagggagaggaggatagaggagcggagggaggaggagaaggccacggtggtggtggtgaccacggaggaggatgagaggccCAGGAAGAAGCACCGCACGGAGGAGAAGCACACGCCGGCCCACAGGAGTCCCAGCTCCGAACATGAAG ATGGGAAAGACAGGACTGTCCACTCCACAGAAGTGTCCAGTGCACCACTCGCCCCAGACTATATCAC TAAGTACCCAGCAGTGGTGTCTACGGACCAGAGGCAGCGCTACAAGGACGACTTCAACTCCGAGTACGACGAGTACCGCGTGCTGCACGCCCGGGTGGACGGCATCAACCGCCGCTTCACCCAGCTGGACGCCCAGTGCCGCCGCCTCACGCCGGGATCCAAAGAGTACCAG GAGGTGCACGAGGAGGTGCTGCAAGAGTACAAGAAGATGAAACAG CACAACCCAAACTACTACGAGGAGAAGCAGCGCTGCGAGTACCTGCACAACAAGCTGGCCCACATCAAGCGACTCATCGCAGAGTTCGACCAGCGGCGGGCCCAGTCCTGGCGCTAG